Genomic DNA from Peribacillus simplex NBRC 15720 = DSM 1321:
TTTTTGAAAGAGGTGCTAAAACATCTATTAATTATGACCCCCACCAAGAAAAAATCATCATTGAGGAAAGTTCAGAGGCATATCAGACGAATAAGGGTGAGGCGCTTACTGCAATCCTCGATCATATCATGATCAATCATGGCAAACACCATTCTTTTTTCATCATCCAGCAAAAAGAGCGGAACGTAAAAATGAAAGCTGCTACTCCGTGATATCATCTTCTAGGCATTGTAAGGTATAAGACTTCCGTTAAGTGTAACGTAATTCGAAAAGATACTTTACTCAATAAGGATGGAGCTGCCACGGCAGCTCCGTTACTGTTTCAAAACGATGATCGTCTCCATTCCTTCAAGATGTCAAACCAACTGCCGAATGATCTTTGAAAGGGTTTGGATGCCATAAGCTAATTGTTCCTCCGAGGCGTATGAATATGAAAGCCGTATATGTGTATGGTTATTTGGATCGTATATGTACCCCGGATTAAGAAGTATGTTCTCCTTTATCGCTTGCTTGAAAAGGTTTGGATTCACGATGGGTTTGCATAATTTTAACCATATATAAAACCCGCCTTGAGGTATTTGCCATTCAGCCAGTCCCTTAAAATATTGATTGAGAAGAGTTAATGTAAAATCTCTACGTGCTATCAACTCATGCCTTAGCCACTCTAAATGCTTTGAATATTGACCATTTGCTAACCATTCTGCTACAAGGTGTTGGGAAAGTGCACTGGAACCGTAATCCATTTGCATTTTAATATCCGCTAAACGTTCAATCACGGTTATTGGGCCAGCAATCCATCCGATACGCAATCCGGGGCTTAATGTTTTGGACATACTGCCAATATGCAATACAAGGCCATCTGCATCAAGGGATTTTAAAGGCGGCGGAGGTTCCTTTTCAAACCACAAATCACTATATACGTCATCTTCAATAATCGGGATCTGTTCTTTTTTGCATAGTGATAATAGGTTTAGTCTTTCTTCTTTTGTCCATGTAGTATTTGTTGGATTGTTAAACGTAGGAACAGTATAAAACAGTGACGCTTTCTTCCTTCCGTTGATGCGCTTTATTTGTGTCGGGATACTTTCCCGGCCTTGTATTGATAAACCTACTAAATGCATGCCCGCAGATTGAAAAGGGTGAACGGAATTTAAATAAGAAGGGGATTCATGTAAAATCATCGAACCCTTTTGAAGTAAACCAACTGAAATCAACTGGAGTGCCTGAAGCCCGCCAGAAACGATCATGAGGGAGCTGGGACTTGCGTTGATCCCTTTTGTTTCTAAATAAACACTTATACATTGGCGAAGCCTCTTATCACCCTTGGGCTCGGAATAACCTAATGAGTGAGCATCAAAAGAAGTGGATCGCAACGTCTTTTCGATTTGTTTTGTAGGCAATAGAGATGGAGATAGTTCGCCCGTGCCTAATCTGATGATGGCAGTGTCCGTTTCATACTGATTAATGTCCTGAATCGTTTTTAAATTAGGTTCATGAAGGCCATTCCGGACATAGTTTTTCCAGTCGGGCTGTTTGCTGGAGACGAGCACATTCCATGTATTGTTCGAAACGAATGTGCCGGACCCAACCTTAGTTTCCAATAATCCTTCTGCAATCAGCTCATCTATGGCTGTGACGATGGTACTTCGGTTTACACCAAAAGAATCGGCCAATGAGCGTTGTGATGGAAGCTTAGTACCAACTGGCCATTCCCCTCGTGTAATTTGTTGTTTGATCCATTCTACTATCTGTAGGTGAAGTGATTGTTCGGAAGTCCGGTTTGGTCTCCATTCGATAAACATACGAAAAAACACTCCTTTCATGTTCTTTATTCATTATAAATTGGTTGGTTTGAAAACCAACCAATTGGATGGTCAATCCCTTGTTTTTTTCATTATACTGAATATGAGGGGAGGGGGTATTCGTATGGGACCATTTTTTCATGGATTATTATTGGCTTTAGGGCTTATACTTCCTTTGGGAGTGCAAAATGTATTCATTTTTAATCAAGGAGCAATCCAACCTACCATAAAAAAAGCATTGCCAGCAACGATTACAGCTGCCATTTGTGATACGGTGCTCATTCTGTTAGCCGTTTTAGGTGTTTCGTTGATTGTCATGCAATATGATTGGTTGCGCCTTGCATTAATCATAATCGGAGTTATATTTTTATTGTATATGGGGTTTCAGATTTGGTTTACCAAATCAAACTCACAGTCAGGTGCCCAATCTATGCAGATGTCCACCAAAAAACAAATTGTATTTGCTCTATCCGTATCATTACTGAATCCGCATGCAATCTTGGATACGATAGGTGTAATCGGTTCGAGCTCACTTGTTTATTCAGGAAAAGATAAAATGATCTTTACCATAACCTGCATCTTTGTGTCATGGTGCTGGTTCCATGGATTATGTCTTGCGGGCCGTTTGCTGAAAAAGGTTGATACATCTGGCAAATTCCTTGTAATATTAAATAAAATTTCTGCAATCATCATTTGGATCACGGCTCTTTATATGGTTAAATCACTTTTTTGAATCAGATAAACGTATTCGAACTAGACCATACCAGATATTCGAGAGTTTAAAAGTTACAGGATATATAAAAAAAGGAGAATGCATATACGATATGCATTCTCCCTTTTTTTGACTTGATAAGCTAACAACCTGCTCTCATTGATCTTCATATCGTTAGAGCGGGTTATTGAAGAGCAACCAAGTCCTTGATTTCCTCTGTAGAAAGTTCGGTAATCCAGTTGTCACTGCTGATGATCTCATCGTTCAGGGCTTGCTTTTTATCAAGCATCTGGTCGATTTTTTCTTCCAGGGTCCCTGTGCAGATTAGCTTATGAACGTGAACGAAACGCTGTTGCCCAATTCGGTAAGCACGGTCGGTGGCTTGATTTTCTACAGCTGGGTTCCACCAGCGATCATAGTGAATCACGTGGTTTGCTTCTGTAAGATTAAGACCAGTGCCGCCTGCTTTCAACGAGAGTATGAAAATAGGGAATTCTCCATCTTGGAATCGGGTGATCATTTCATCGCGCTGCTTCTTGTTCGCACTCCCGTTCAGGAATGGAACTTCAAAGCCATATCGTTTTTCCAGCAATTCTTTAATCATATTGCCCATCCCGATATATTGTGT
This window encodes:
- a CDS encoding PLP-dependent aminotransferase family protein codes for the protein MFIEWRPNRTSEQSLHLQIVEWIKQQITRGEWPVGTKLPSQRSLADSFGVNRSTIVTAIDELIAEGLLETKVGSGTFVSNNTWNVLVSSKQPDWKNYVRNGLHEPNLKTIQDINQYETDTAIIRLGTGELSPSLLPTKQIEKTLRSTSFDAHSLGYSEPKGDKRLRQCISVYLETKGINASPSSLMIVSGGLQALQLISVGLLQKGSMILHESPSYLNSVHPFQSAGMHLVGLSIQGRESIPTQIKRINGRKKASLFYTVPTFNNPTNTTWTKEERLNLLSLCKKEQIPIIEDDVYSDLWFEKEPPPPLKSLDADGLVLHIGSMSKTLSPGLRIGWIAGPITVIERLADIKMQMDYGSSALSQHLVAEWLANGQYSKHLEWLRHELIARRDFTLTLLNQYFKGLAEWQIPQGGFYIWLKLCKPIVNPNLFKQAIKENILLNPGYIYDPNNHTHIRLSYSYASEEQLAYGIQTLSKIIRQLV
- a CDS encoding LysE/ArgO family amino acid transporter; amino-acid sequence: MGPFFHGLLLALGLILPLGVQNVFIFNQGAIQPTIKKALPATITAAICDTVLILLAVLGVSLIVMQYDWLRLALIIIGVIFLLYMGFQIWFTKSNSQSGAQSMQMSTKKQIVFALSVSLLNPHAILDTIGVIGSSSLVYSGKDKMIFTITCIFVSWCWFHGLCLAGRLLKKVDTSGKFLVILNKISAIIIWITALYMVKSLF